A stretch of DNA from Methanobacterium sp. Maddingley MBC34:
TAACCACAACCCACATCAAGGATATTCATTTCAGGGGTGACATGTTTTTCAAACTCTGTCAGTGGAAATGGTGTGGGAAATTCTTTTTCCTCTGCAACCTCATCCCAGTATTTTTGCTGATGAGAAACATTTTGACTGTTGTTAATCATGCCTACTCCAAATTTTATCAACAGATTATACTCTTATTTAATAATTTATAATTAATTATCTGTTGATTACAATCATAAAATCGCATTATATAATGAATATGTACGGATTTAAGTAAATTAAAACCTTTTTTTATATTCCAATTCCTTGAATTTAACGATGAAACTGGTCCCATCATTGCTATGCATTTCGATTTGACCGTCTAACTGGTTTGTTAGACTGTTTATCAATTGAAATCCTAAGGTTTCCGCTTTTTCAAAATCAATGTCTTCAGGGATTCCAACACCATCATCACTCATTTTCAGAATGAAGGCATCACCATCCCTTTCTAGTTCCACAATTATCTCACCACTCTGGTCATTGGGAAATGCATGGTTAACTGAATTGGCAACGATCTCATTAATAAGAAGTCCCAGGGGTATGGCAGTTTCTAATTCCATCCTAACATCTTCAACATTAACAGTAAGTTTCACACGTCCCGGATCTTCAATATGTGATGTTAAAAGCTCTTTGCTAATGTTTTGAATGTACTCTGAAAGGTTTATATGTGAAAAATCCTGTGAACTGTAAAGCTCATCATGAATCAGGGACATGGTTTTCACACGGTTCTGGCTGCTTTCGAAAATTTTCAGATCCCTTTCATCTTTAATGTGCTGGGTCTGAAGGCTCAGGAGACTGGATATGATCTGCATGTTGTTTTTAACTCGATGATGAAGTTCACGCAGCAGGAGTTCTTTCTCTTCTAAAGATGTCCTGAAATTTTCTTCAGCAACTTTCAAGGAATCAATATCAGTCATGCTGAATACCACACCTTTATACTGATTTTTCTCATCAAATAAAGGATTTCCTAATGATTCAACCCAGATATAACGTCCGTCAGCACGTTTGAATCGGTGTTGCACTCCTCCTGGTGCATAGAAAGCTTGGGCATCCTTGAAAGCAGAACCGACCTTAAGTTGATCATCAGGATGGGTTAAATTGATAAATTTAAAAACGTTTTCACCCAGGATTTCTTCGGGCTCAAAACCTAGGATAGTTTTAATTGAAGGGCTAATATACTGGAATGTTCCTTCCTCATCGATCTGCCCTACTACATTCAACATGTTGTCTGTAACCAGACTTAATAGCCTTTCTCGTTTTTTAAGTTCTTTTTCTGCCATTTTATTTTGTAAAACAACAGAGGAGATGTTGAGGATGGTTTCCACAGTGTTTATGTTAAGTGGTTTACCCTTTTTTTTGGTTACAATATTCACGCTCCCGAACATCTCTCCCTTGAATGAAAAACCCATCACATAAATTTCATCAACACCAAATGCTTTTTCAATCATAAGATATGTTTTTGAAGGTAATTTACCTGCGGTGATGTAAGACAGACCATCTTCTACCCTCTGCAACTTCCCGCTTGATAAGTATTTCTTTGATTCATGATCTAGGGTATCCTGGGGGAAGTTAAAATCACCTATTTTCACCCCGGTTAACTTCTCAGCAAGTTCCACCATTCTAGGGGTAATCCCCACCAGATCACGAACTTTAAAACTATCAGAATCTTCATCATAGGTAGAAATAATAATGTAGGCATCTGTGACTACTTCTTGGAGTTTTTCCAGTACAAAATCATATATATCTGATTCTGTAGGGAGACTCAACAGATCCATTACCAGGGGGGATAAAAATTTCAAAGCATCCTGAAAAGGTTTGTTTTCAGGTTTCATCAGATTAAAATCAGCCATATGGCCTTCTAATTCAGAATATAAATTCCTGTATTTTGTTATTTCATTAATTAACTGTTCTTTAGATTTTTTTTCATCATTCATGATGATCATTTCTAAGGATGGGTTAATAAAAATCAATAATAAATTTATATTCTCTTGATATTATAATTATCCCATAATTAAATAACAGCAACTAAATAACAGCTATTAAAAAAAAGTTTAGAAAATAGATTTATAAAATCAGTGGGATGAACGTAATTCCCGGTTACACTCCTTTTTGTTAAAAATATTATGATATCGATTAATATTACAACTACTAATCAACAGCATTTTCCCCTCTTTCAGTTGTCCTAATTCGTATAACGTCTTCCACTGGAGATAGGAATAATTTTTCACTGACATCTTCGGTTTTCACAGCTTCAAGGGCTTTGATAACATATTCAATTTCTTCCTTTTTGATGATCATCATCATCTCTATTTTTGGAGGTAATTCCAGCTCATAACTACTGCAACGGTATGTTTCCACTTTTTCAGTACCATAATTCTGATACTTAATATCTATGATAGTTATATTGGAAAATCCGAATTTTGCCAGGGAATTTTTCACATTTTCCAGTTCAATGGGGTGGAAAAAAAATCTTAATTTGTAAAATTTTGAGTCAAATGATGGTGATAGTTCAGGATCGGTATATTCTTCATAGATTTCATAGTTCTCTGTAGTTTCGTGGTTTTCTGGGGTTTCGTGGGTTTCTGCAGTTTTGTTGGTTTTTATTTCATTGTTTTTAAGGGAGAATGTCTCACTTTCATGCTTGTCGATTAATTTTAATAACATTTTCAGACCGTCATTAATCCCAATTCCATCCTGAGCAATGGTGGGAATAATCAAGACTCCTTCAACATGAGTATCCATTTCAAATTCGCTAAAATCATCTCTATTTACAAATAAAACATGGGGTATGTTTTCACTGGCGATTAAATTAATTATTTCCAAGTCTGTTTCAAAAATACCAACACTGGTCTCTACAAAAATTATAACTCCGTCCAAATCTTCAGATAATACCTGTTTTATGGACATGAATTCTGAATATCCCGGTGGATTGAATAAATAGTTTTTCCCACCATCTACGAGGATCCTCCGGTAATTAAATACGGATAATTCAATCTTTTTGTTGGGAGTGATATTATCATTAAAACAATCTATTATGGTTGCAGAATGGTCTTTGGTAGAATTATAATTGCATAAAATAACGATTTTTTTAGCACTATTTGGGATTTCATTTTCCAATGCGGTCACCTTAAATGATTAATGTGTTTGTAAGACTTTTTAGAGAGATTATTTAATTTTTTTATGAGTATAATTTTAAAATTGATTTTAATTTTTTTACATTGATTATTTAAACCTCTTATATTGATTATTTAAGCTTATATAGTTGATATTTAGTGTATAAAATCCAAAACAACGTTTATAACTAAACTTGGAAAATAAATTTAAAAAAGATAGAAATATCAGCAGCTAACTGCTTTGATCTTGCTGACATATTCTGGATCCATTAATTCTAATAACGTGTTCAGACCTTCTGAAATCCCTTTACCCGAAATTGCCTCGGTAGGCACTATTAAAACATCAGGATACCTGGTATAAAGAGGAATATCACTTAAATCATGTTTATTGGCAAATATGACATAAGGAACGCTTTTTTCTTCCACAAAATCAATCATTTCTTCACAGTTAAGGGTAATCCCCTGGGTATTGTCAATAACTATGATCGCTCCATCCATATTTTTGGATAATATATCTTTCATAAACTTGAATCTCTCTGCACTGGATGGGCTGAATATTTGAAGCTTTTTATTGTTTATTATGGTTTTCCCATAACTTGCAGCTTCAGTTTCTACCAGATTATTGCAGACGTGTTTCAGGGCGGTCCTTTTACCCGAATCTGAATCTCCTAATACTAAAATTTTTTTGATTTCCATAAGATCACTGTCAACACTCACTCTTGTAGGAATACGGAATCCTTCTTCCGATAAATTGTTTGGATCTTTTTACTTATAAACTTATCCAAACATTCATTTAGAATTTCCCGAAAAAATTCACAATATATCCAATGAAATGTTGTTTTTCTTAAAATTCTTCAGTATACTGGCGTAGTAATGTCTTTTTTGGTGTTTTAATGAGTTGTGATGGTCTCACCAGATCAATTATAACACATGTATAAACAATTGGTCCAACAGGATAATGAATCAGGATAATGAATTTAGGAGATACTTATAAAAATAGAAAAGTCTGTAAATAAGTAGAAAATAAAAAAGTTAAAAAATTAAAGGATATGCTTAAAGTCCATTAATTTTGCAATGTTTTTAAGCAAGTTCAATGGTACTGGGGGGTTTATCACTTACTGAAAGAGATACGTGGGTGACTTCAGGGATTTCAGCAGTTATTCTTCGTGATATTGTTTTCACCATTTCCCAGGGAAGTTCCGGAACATCGGCAGTCATTGCATCCAATGATTCTACCATTCTCAGTACAACTAGGTATCCGTAGTCTCTAATGTCTCCTTTAACTCCAGTCACCTTAGTATCTGTTAAAACTGCGAAATATTGCCATAGAGTTTTATCAAGGCCCACTTTTTGCACTTCTTCTTCTACAATGGCGTTGGCTTTGCGGCATATTTCTATTCTTTTGGGTGTTATTTTTCCAGCTATGCGCACAGCCAGACCCGGGCCGGGGTAAGGTTGCCTGTTCACCATTTCATCAGGTAAGCCCATTTCAGCTCCAATGATCCTCACTTCATCCTTGTAAAGCTCTCTTATGGGTTCCACAAGTTCCAAGACCATTCCTTGGGGTAGTGCAACGTTGTGATGGGATTTAATATCACCCTGACTTTCGATCCAGTCAGGGGCAATGGTGCCCTGCACTAGGAATTTGGCACCCACTTTCTCGGCTTCCCTTTCAAAAACCCGGATGAAAACTTCACCAATGATCTTCCGTTTTTCTTCAGGGTCTTCCACTCCTTCAAGTTTACCTAGAAATTCTTCACTGGCATTGATGTACTTCAAATTAAGCCTATCATGGAAGGTTTTTTGAACATAGTCTGCTTCCCCTTCTCTCAAGAGGCCATGATCAACAAAGACTGCGGTTAAATTTTCTCCAATGGCATTTGAAACAAGAACTGATGCCACGGAACTGTCAACACCACCGGATAAAGCGATTATTGCCTTTTTATCTCCTATGGTTTTTTTAATTTCATCTATTGATTCTTTAATGAAAGAAGACGGATCTAACATGGTTACCAACTTTTAATCTTATTAAAATAACATTTAATTTTTTAAATATTTATTATTGTATTTTTTAACCAAATTTTTATGGTTATATGTAATTCTCAACTGTACTCCTCTAGTCACAACGGTACTCATCCAGTTAATTAACGGTTTTCAGAGTACTCCTTACATACTTCATAAAAATTCTCAAAAACTTTAGGCCCTTCTGGTGTGTGATAAACCTCTGGGTGGAATTGTATTCCATATAAAGGTTTTTCAGGGTGTTTCATAGCTTCAACATCACATATTGGTGATGAGGCCAGAATTTTGAATTCAGGGGGAAGTTTGGTTACTTCATCCTTGTGGGAAGCCCAGACATCTAGCTGTGGTCCTAACCCTTTGAAAATGTCATTCTCATCCAGGATGTTGATCTGGATTTGAGCATAACTTTCCGAAACCGCAGAACTGATTTGCCCACCATAAGCCTGAGCGATGATTTGATGTCCAAGGCAGATACCCAGAATGGGATAATCCAATTTTTTAACGTATTCTATGCTGTTACCAGACCTGTCCACCGAAGGTCCACCTCCCAGAATCAAGCCCGATGGTTTTTTATCCTTAATTTCCTCAAGACTGGTGGTGTTGGGCACCAGTTCAGAGGGTATTTTCAAGTAATGCAGGGTCCGGTGAATGCGGTGATTGTACTGTCCATGATTGTTAATCACTAATATCATTTTATTTATCCTCTTATTTTATTTCCTTAAGCCTATTTCTTTATTTTATTCTTGTTATCCTTATTTTATCTTTATATGCTTTAATTATCTGTTTATCTTTATTATCTTAATTTATTTCATTAATTTTATCTTCTCTACTCATAATATGAACTGGTTCCTGTGAATATTTTTATTAATTCGGCATTTCCAGCCTTGCAATTCTTATATGCAAATATTTTTATGTTGAAATGGTAATAAGAATAAATATGGAACTTCGAGACATTCTACTCATACTGGTGGCTCTGGTGCTGGCAGTGGTTTTCTTCTATGTATTCATATGGTTGCTTCCAGTTATAATTATACTGGTGATAGCCTATATCATATATATATTTTTGAAGGGATCCTGAGAGTATAATGAGCATTTAACATTTTAATGTTCTTCAGTTTTCAGAATCTCCCCCTTAGTTTAAACTTTTTTATTAATTTTTTAAAACTTGAATATTTTTTTTAAGTAGATACTGGTGATTTAATGAGAGAAACAGAAAAGTTCAGAGGATTAAACGGAAACCTAATGGCTTTCAAGAAAGAAGTAGAGGGCGCAGAAAAAGTTACTTTTGCAGGAATTCCTGGTGTTTGCAGCCCATTTGCGGAACTATTTGCCTATGTAATCAGAGATAAGGAATCAGTTTTTGTATCCAAAACTGATATAGATTCAGCTCGCAAAATTGAACGCACAACATTAGGTATGCAATTTACAGAAGAAGTAGATCCCCGCAGCAGTGTCTTAGCCCTTCTGGGTGGACTTTCCATGCCACAATATGAAGTAGATGTAGCTGATGTCCAGAAAATGATCGAAGATATTCTGGAACCTGGTGGAAAGGTCCTTGGCCTGTGCTATATGAACATGTTCGAAAACGCAGGTTGGGATGATAAAATTGATTTTGATTGTATAATTAACGGTATTTTAACCGGAGAAGTTTATAAAAAAGACTAAATCCTCAAATGATTATAATGGGGATTAGTCATAAATGGATAATGATAAAAAAAGTTTCTATGGTTAAATCATGTTGGACTTGTATTCTGTGGGCATGGAACGTGGTCTCCTCTATGAGACCATTGTCACCACCCGAAACCCTGATGGAACTCCCAATGCCGCACCGATAGGTGTTATTTGTAAGGAAGATCATGAAGTGGTTGTTTATCTCCACGAGGGATCCAAAACATTCGATAATGTGCGACGTGAAAAGAGTTTCTGTGTGAATATATTAAGGGATCCAATGGTATTTGTTGAATCAACCATAGGAAACCTGGACAGTACAAAATTCCAGACCCATGGTAATGATTTCAACATCAAATGTGCAGAAGCCTTTTTTAAGGTTGAAGTCACCCGTGAAAAGCTGGTTCAACGCAAGGATCATCTGGGAACTTCCACCTTAAATGTGGTAAATGCCAGGGTTCTGGAAGTGGTTAAAAACCAGGAACATGTCCATCCTTTAAACAGGGCCATTTATGGGATAATAGAGGCCCTGGTATATATTAGTCGGCTAGATATTGTTTCTGAAGATGAGCGGAATGCATACCTGGAGAAGTTGAGTGAAACCTCCAGGGTGGTGAACAAGGTAGGCTCAGAGGACCATAAAAAAGCCATGAAGAAGATTTTAGAATTCCTTGAAAAGTAAATTTGAATAATTTATAATCAAAAAAATAAAACCTAAAAATAGAACTCTTTTCTAAAAATAAAACTCTTTTCGCCTGGATTCCAGAAGATAAGGCTCTTTACCCAGAAGCTCTGATGCTACCAGTACATCTCCATTTGATTCTTCCTTAACTGTTTTTATAAAATCAAAACAACGAAGATCCCTTAAAAGATGGTGATCTACCACTACCCTGGGAATTTTCCTGGCAATTTCAATTAAGTTTTTCTGTGCGCGTACCACATCTCTCTTCTCCAGGATGAAACCCTCCAGATAGATGGGTGGACCACTTAAAATCAGAGTATCTGGGTTTTCATTAAGTATGAGTTCTCTGGCAGCATCCCCCATAGGTCCCTGCACATCAGAGGCGTGCATTAACTTCTGATTTTCCCATTCTATGGTGGTGGTTATAACAAAGCCCACTCGGCTGCCCTCTGCACCATGGGGAAGCGCTTTTGAAAATTTGAAAAGAGTATCACCCACCTCAAATGAATTACCGTCCGCATAATGAATATCCCGAGTCCCTAACTGTTTCAAATTCTTCAAAAGATCCCGGGCCCTTTTCTGCTGGTTTTTATTTATATTTTCCGTGGGGTGCTTTATAAACAGCTTTTTATCCAGGTACATATCCTCAGCATATCTGGGGGAAGAGTCCAGATACCGCCCCAGACTAAAAGGAGTAAAGTGATCATGGTGGTAATGGCTGATGGTCAGAATATCTGCTTTTTTAGCATATTCTTGTACTCTGGCCCGGGTTTCATGCAGAGCATCGAATTCATCCTTCCAGGGAGGGAATCCAAACCTTTTAGGGGCGATGGATGTACCAGGGTCCACTAGTATCTTTTGGTCGGTTTCAACATAGGTGGCCATGGAGCGCACACCCATACTTTCAAAGGCCAGGGGTATAACTTTCATTCAAAAACACCCTTTTTAGAATTTATTCATATTACCCGCGAAGTTTTACAAACATCAATAAATTTCAAGTCAAATAAATTAAGGTTACTCTTATTTTTTGAACCTATTTGTATCTCATTTTAATACATCCACAAACTGGAAACTCTCCACATCAAATAAACCCTGATCACTGATCTTTAGTTTTGGAATCACCAGGAGAGCCATGAATGACATGGTCATAAATGGTGCGGCCAGTTTACAACCCATATCCCTAACCACTCCATGTAATTTAGTAAGCTGGTCAGATACCTCCTCCGCACTACTTGTACTCATAAGGCCGGCTATTGGGAGTTTAAGGGAATGAATCTCTTCGTCACAAACTGCAACCAGTCCTCCTCTGTTTTTTTTAAGGGTGTTCACAGCAACTGCCATATCCTGACTGTTGGTGCCAACCACGATGATGTTATGGGAGTCGTGGGCAACACTGGATGCAATAGCTCCTTTTTCAAGCTTGAAACCATTAACAAATGCATTGGACATGTGATTAGCTCCGTATCTTTCCACCACTGCAATTTTCAGGATATCCTTTTCAAGGTCTACTTTTAATACGCCACCAGCAGACTCCAGGGTTGCTTCAGATTCTTCAGTGAGTAGCTGTCCCTCAATCACTTTAATAACTCTCACCGCGACTTTTCCAGTTATGTTAGATTGTACTTCAAAATCCAATGGCTTTTTGTCACGTAATCTGAATGTATTTTCGATCTGGATTGGTTGAACTTTGAAAAGGGCCTGGCCTTCCCGGGCAACCAGTTCTCCATTTATCATGACCTTTCTAACGTTGAAATATTCCAGATCATCCACTACCACCAGATCAGCTCTTTTACCCGGACTTAACATGCCTGTATCCAGATGGTAATGGGATGCAGGATTCACTGTAACCATCCTGATGGTTTCCACAGGATCCAATCCAAGTTGCACCGCTTTTTGGAGGGTCTGGTCTAAATGTCCCTCTAAAAGGTCCTGTGGGTGCCGGTCATCAGATACCAGGAAATCACCTCCCACACTCTGCAGTTCTTCCAGGTTCTTGGCTGATGATCCTTCCCGGATCATTATCTTCATCCCCAGTTTCTTCTTCTCCTGCGCCTCCTCCAGCCTGCTGCACTCATGGTCAGTGGATATGCCGGCAGCTATGTACTTGCAGAGATCGGCACCGGAAAGGAGAGGGGCGTGTCCATCAACCGGTTTAGAATGTTCATGGGCAAGTTTGATC
This window harbors:
- a CDS encoding GMP synthase, glutamine-hydrolyzing, N-terminal domain or A subunit (PFAM: Glutamine amidotransferase class-I~TIGRFAM: GMP synthase (glutamine-hydrolyzing), N-terminal domain or A subunit), coding for MILVINNHGQYNHRIHRTLHYLKIPSELVPNTTSLEEIKDKKPSGLILGGGPSVDRSGNSIEYVKKLDYPILGICLGHQIIAQAYGGQISSAVSESYAQIQINILDENDIFKGLGPQLDVWASHKDEVTKLPPEFKILASSPICDVEAMKHPEKPLYGIQFHPEVYHTPEGPKVFENFYEVCKEYSENR
- a CDS encoding GMP synthase, glutamine-hydrolyzing, C-terminal domain or B subunit (PFAM: GMP synthase C terminal domain; NAD synthase~TIGRFAM: GMP synthase (glutamine-hydrolyzing), C-terminal domain or B subunit), producing the protein MLDPSSFIKESIDEIKKTIGDKKAIIALSGGVDSSVASVLVSNAIGENLTAVFVDHGLLREGEADYVQKTFHDRLNLKYINASEEFLGKLEGVEDPEEKRKIIGEVFIRVFEREAEKVGAKFLVQGTIAPDWIESQGDIKSHHNVALPQGMVLELVEPIRELYKDEVRIIGAEMGLPDEMVNRQPYPGPGLAVRIAGKITPKRIEICRKANAIVEEEVQKVGLDKTLWQYFAVLTDTKVTGVKGDIRDYGYLVVLRMVESLDAMTADVPELPWEMVKTISRRITAEIPEVTHVSLSVSDKPPSTIELA
- a CDS encoding Adenine deaminase (PFAM: Amidohydrolase family~TIGRFAM: adenine deaminase): MLKGNLLNLFTEEIYPAEVEIQDGKIKCIQEVKGDFKNYILPGFIDAHIHIESSMLTPSRFAEAVIPHGTTAVVADPHEIANVLGLAGINYMMKDASTVPLHFFFTAPSCVPATPFETSGAVLGPDEIDQLLQMDDVVALGEMMNFPGVIGEDPVVLEKIKLAHEHSKPVDGHAPLLSGADLCKYIAAGISTDHECSRLEEAQEKKKLGMKIMIREGSSAKNLEELQSVGGDFLVSDDRHPQDLLEGHLDQTLQKAVQLGLDPVETIRMVTVNPASHYHLDTGMLSPGKRADLVVVDDLEYFNVRKVMINGELVAREGQALFKVQPIQIENTFRLRDKKPLDFEVQSNITGKVAVRVIKVIEGQLLTEESEATLESAGGVLKVDLEKDILKIAVVERYGANHMSNAFVNGFKLEKGAIASSVAHDSHNIIVVGTNSQDMAVAVNTLKKNRGGLVAVCDEEIHSLKLPIAGLMSTSSAEEVSDQLTKLHGVVRDMGCKLAAPFMTMSFMALLVIPKLKISDQGLFDVESFQFVDVLK
- a CDS encoding putative GTPase (PFAM: Miro-like protein) is translated as MEIKKILVLGDSDSGKRTALKHVCNNLVETEAASYGKTIINNKKLQIFSPSSAERFKFMKDILSKNMDGAIIVIDNTQGITLNCEEMIDFVEEKSVPYVIFANKHDLSDIPLYTRYPDVLIVPTEAISGKGISEGLNTLLELMDPEYVSKIKAVSC
- a CDS encoding PAS domain S-box (PFAM: Histidine kinase; Histidine kinase-, DNA gyrase B-, and HSP90-like ATPase; PAS fold~TIGRFAM: PAS domain S-box); this translates as MIIMNDEKKSKEQLINEITKYRNLYSELEGHMADFNLMKPENKPFQDALKFLSPLVMDLLSLPTESDIYDFVLEKLQEVVTDAYIIISTYDEDSDSFKVRDLVGITPRMVELAEKLTGVKIGDFNFPQDTLDHESKKYLSSGKLQRVEDGLSYITAGKLPSKTYLMIEKAFGVDEIYVMGFSFKGEMFGSVNIVTKKKGKPLNINTVETILNISSVVLQNKMAEKELKKRERLLSLVTDNMLNVVGQIDEEGTFQYISPSIKTILGFEPEEILGENVFKFINLTHPDDQLKVGSAFKDAQAFYAPGGVQHRFKRADGRYIWVESLGNPLFDEKNQYKGVVFSMTDIDSLKVAEENFRTSLEEKELLLRELHHRVKNNMQIISSLLSLQTQHIKDERDLKIFESSQNRVKTMSLIHDELYSSQDFSHINLSEYIQNISKELLTSHIEDPGRVKLTVNVEDVRMELETAIPLGLLINEIVANSVNHAFPNDQSGEIIVELERDGDAFILKMSDDGVGIPEDIDFEKAETLGFQLINSLTNQLDGQIEMHSNDGTSFIVKFKELEYKKRF
- a CDS encoding hypothetical protein (PFAM: Protein of unknown function (DUF447)), with the translated sequence MLDLYSVGMERGLLYETIVTTRNPDGTPNAAPIGVICKEDHEVVVYLHEGSKTFDNVRREKSFCVNILRDPMVFVESTIGNLDSTKFQTHGNDFNIKCAEAFFKVEVTREKLVQRKDHLGTSTLNVVNARVLEVVKNQEHVHPLNRAIYGIIEALVYISRLDIVSEDERNAYLEKLSETSRVVNKVGSEDHKKAMKKILEFLEK
- a CDS encoding nitrogen regulatory protein PII (PFAM: Nitrogen regulatory protein P-II), which encodes MENEIPNSAKKIVILCNYNSTKDHSATIIDCFNDNITPNKKIELSVFNYRRILVDGGKNYLFNPPGYSEFMSIKQVLSEDLDGVIIFVETSVGIFETDLEIINLIASENIPHVLFVNRDDFSEFEMDTHVEGVLIIPTIAQDGIGINDGLKMLLKLIDKHESETFSLKNNEIKTNKTAETHETPENHETTENYEIYEEYTDPELSPSFDSKFYKLRFFFHPIELENVKNSLAKFGFSNITIIDIKYQNYGTEKVETYRCSSYELELPPKIEMMMIIKKEEIEYVIKALEAVKTEDVSEKLFLSPVEDVIRIRTTERGENAVD
- a CDS encoding hypothetical protein (PFAM: Uncharacterized protein conserved in archaea (DUF2124)), which produces MRETEKFRGLNGNLMAFKKEVEGAEKVTFAGIPGVCSPFAELFAYVIRDKESVFVSKTDIDSARKIERTTLGMQFTEEVDPRSSVLALLGGLSMPQYEVDVADVQKMIEDILEPGGKVLGLCYMNMFENAGWDDKIDFDCIINGILTGEVYKKD
- a CDS encoding putative hydrolase (metallo-beta-lactamase superfamily); protein product: MKVIPLAFESMGVRSMATYVETDQKILVDPGTSIAPKRFGFPPWKDEFDALHETRARVQEYAKKADILTISHYHHDHFTPFSLGRYLDSSPRYAEDMYLDKKLFIKHPTENINKNQQKRARDLLKNLKQLGTRDIHYADGNSFEVGDTLFKFSKALPHGAEGSRVGFVITTTIEWENQKLMHASDVQGPMGDAARELILNENPDTLILSGPPIYLEGFILEKRDVVRAQKNLIEIARKIPRVVVDHHLLRDLRCFDFIKTVKEESNGDVLVASELLGKEPYLLESRRKEFYF